The following proteins are encoded in a genomic region of Natrinema sp. HArc-T2:
- a CDS encoding HalOD1 output domain-containing protein, with translation MQTDFSPADGTTDLQYDQPNDRYVFHHDSEGTATLTTTIVHALASIADTDVSQGEFSLYDSVDPDALERIFASKSDGSDRTGGHVAFTALEHEVYVYANGDVIIYPPAETPRTPTRN, from the coding sequence ATGCAGACGGACTTCTCACCTGCGGATGGCACGACCGACCTCCAGTATGACCAGCCCAACGACCGCTACGTCTTCCACCACGACAGCGAGGGGACGGCGACGCTCACCACGACGATCGTCCACGCGCTGGCGTCGATCGCGGACACCGACGTCTCGCAGGGTGAGTTCTCCCTGTACGATAGCGTCGACCCGGACGCGCTCGAGCGCATCTTCGCCTCGAAATCGGACGGCTCCGACCGGACGGGCGGCCACGTCGCCTTCACCGCGCTCGAACACGAGGTGTACGTCTACGCCAACGGCGATGTGATCATCTACCCACCGGCGGAGACGCCCCGGACGCCGACCAGGAACTGA
- a CDS encoding DUF4112 domain-containing protein — translation MASDTAAALSEDLEALEDDLPAAVDDGAIERMRFVAHALDEGIRVPGTDARVGLDPIVGILPGAGDTAAAVVSLYLVVEAARMGVSTSTLLRMLANVGVDAVIGSIPVLGVVFDAFWKANTWNLELALEDLAAEYE, via the coding sequence ATGGCATCCGACACAGCAGCCGCTCTCAGCGAAGACCTCGAGGCACTCGAGGACGACCTTCCCGCCGCGGTCGACGACGGCGCGATCGAGCGTATGCGGTTCGTCGCACACGCACTCGACGAGGGGATTCGGGTCCCGGGAACGGACGCAAGGGTCGGACTCGATCCGATCGTCGGGATCCTCCCGGGGGCTGGTGACACCGCAGCCGCAGTCGTCTCGCTGTATCTCGTCGTCGAAGCCGCGCGCATGGGCGTCTCAACATCGACGCTGCTTCGCATGCTTGCAAACGTCGGCGTCGACGCCGTCATCGGTTCCATCCCCGTCCTCGGCGTCGTCTTCGACGCCTTCTGGAAGGCAAACACGTGGAACCTCGAGCTGGCGCTCGAGGATCTCGCTGCGGAATACGAGTAA
- a CDS encoding glutamate-5-semialdehyde dehydrogenase, translating into MTETDIERDVEEAQTAALELAKLSDEDRSAALHEIADALEARTDEILTENEKDVTEGERLLEDGEYTQALVDRLKLSESKIEDIAEMVRSVAGQDDPLGKTLSARELDDDLELYKVAVPIGVVGTVFESRPDALVQIAALGLKSGNAVILKGGSEALHSNRILFEIIEEAAAEADVPDGWAQHIEAREDVNALLEMDDAIDLLMPRGSSEFVSYIQDNTSIPVLGHTEGICHVYVDDDADLSMAEDIAYDAKVQYPAVCNAVETLLVHTDVADEFLPAIADRYETAGVEMRGDEATREIVDAEAATDADWDTEYGDLIVSIKVVDSLTTAIDHITVHSSKHTESIVTEDADRASTFMRSLDSASVFHNASTRFADGYRYGLGAEVGISTGKIHARGPVGLEGLTTYKYHLEGDGQLVATYAGEDAKPFTHEEFDGEWTPGRLSDN; encoded by the coding sequence ATGACTGAAACAGATATCGAACGCGACGTCGAGGAGGCACAGACCGCGGCCCTGGAGCTCGCGAAACTTTCCGACGAGGATCGCAGCGCGGCGCTTCACGAGATCGCCGACGCGCTCGAGGCCCGAACCGACGAGATCCTCACGGAAAACGAGAAAGACGTCACCGAGGGCGAGCGGCTGCTCGAGGACGGCGAGTACACGCAGGCGCTCGTCGACCGGCTCAAACTCTCCGAATCGAAGATCGAGGACATCGCCGAGATGGTCCGCAGCGTCGCTGGCCAGGACGACCCGCTGGGCAAGACACTGTCGGCCCGCGAACTCGATGATGACCTCGAACTGTACAAGGTCGCCGTCCCGATCGGCGTCGTCGGGACTGTCTTCGAGTCCCGACCCGACGCGCTCGTCCAGATCGCCGCGCTCGGCCTGAAATCGGGCAACGCGGTGATCCTGAAAGGCGGCAGCGAGGCACTCCACTCCAACCGGATCCTCTTCGAGATCATCGAGGAGGCTGCCGCCGAAGCCGACGTTCCCGACGGCTGGGCCCAGCACATCGAGGCCCGCGAGGACGTCAACGCCTTGCTCGAGATGGACGACGCGATCGACCTGCTGATGCCCCGGGGCAGCTCCGAGTTCGTCAGCTACATCCAGGACAACACGAGCATCCCCGTGCTCGGCCACACGGAGGGGATCTGCCACGTCTACGTCGACGACGACGCCGACCTTTCGATGGCCGAAGACATCGCCTACGACGCCAAGGTCCAGTATCCGGCGGTCTGTAACGCCGTCGAGACGCTGCTGGTCCACACGGATGTCGCCGACGAGTTCCTGCCGGCGATCGCCGACCGCTACGAGACCGCCGGCGTCGAGATGCGCGGTGACGAAGCCACCCGAGAGATCGTCGACGCCGAGGCCGCGACCGACGCCGACTGGGACACCGAGTACGGCGACCTGATCGTCTCGATCAAAGTCGTCGACTCGCTTACGACCGCGATCGACCACATCACGGTCCACAGCTCCAAACACACCGAGTCGATCGTGACCGAAGACGCCGACCGCGCGAGCACTTTCATGCGCAGCCTCGATTCGGCGAGCGTCTTCCACAACGCCTCGACGCGCTTCGCCGACGGCTACCGGTACGGGCTCGGTGCCGAGGTCGGCATCAGCACGGGCAAGATCCACGCCCGCGGTCCCGTCGGCCTCGAGGGACTGACGACCTACAAGTACCACCTCGAGGGCGACGGCCAGCTCGTGGCCACCTACGCCGGCGAGGACGCCAAACCGTTCACCCACGAGGAGTTCGACGGCGAGTGGACGCCTGGTCGGCTCTCCGATAACTAG
- the proB gene encoding glutamate 5-kinase, which produces MSKGLEEATVDEARQLAADADRVIVKAGTNSLTDDDSNLDIEKLDKLVDDLEDLLSRDKEVILVSSGAVGAGTGRIEQSSGTVEETQALSTVGQSLLMHRYTESFDRYDRKVAQLLLTQHDLENPERFTNLRNTIETLLDWGVVPIINENDAVATEEIRIGDNDMLSSAAAIGVDADLLVTLTDVGGVYTGNPKRNDDAERIEAVGTNYDTVQDIISETTSEGFGGIQTKVEGARDVSEHGTPAVIAKSTEPDVLEKIATAKPVGTIFVPINGVSDD; this is translated from the coding sequence ATGAGTAAGGGACTCGAGGAGGCGACCGTCGACGAGGCACGCCAACTCGCCGCCGACGCTGACCGCGTGATCGTCAAGGCCGGGACGAACTCCCTGACCGACGACGACTCGAATCTCGACATCGAGAAGCTCGACAAGCTCGTCGACGACCTCGAGGACCTCCTCTCGCGGGACAAGGAGGTTATCCTCGTCTCCTCTGGTGCGGTCGGTGCCGGGACGGGCCGGATCGAACAGTCGAGCGGGACTGTCGAGGAAACACAGGCGCTGTCGACCGTCGGCCAGAGCCTCCTCATGCACCGCTACACCGAGAGCTTCGACCGCTACGACCGGAAGGTCGCACAGCTCCTGTTGACCCAGCACGACCTCGAGAATCCCGAGCGCTTTACCAACCTCCGGAACACGATCGAGACGCTGTTAGACTGGGGCGTCGTCCCGATCATCAACGAGAACGACGCCGTCGCGACCGAGGAGATCCGTATCGGCGACAACGACATGCTCTCGTCGGCGGCGGCGATCGGTGTCGACGCCGATCTGCTGGTCACGCTGACTGACGTCGGCGGCGTCTACACCGGCAACCCGAAACGCAACGACGACGCCGAGCGCATCGAGGCCGTCGGGACCAACTACGACACGGTGCAGGATATCATCTCCGAGACCACCTCCGAGGGATTCGGCGGCATCCAGACGAAAGTCGAGGGCGCACGTGACGTCAGCGAACACGGCACCCCGGCAGTTATTGCGAAGTCCACCGAGCCCGACGTCCTCGAGAAGATCGCTACTGCCAAACCCGTGGGAACCATATTCGTTCCTATCAACGGTGTGAGCGATGACTGA
- the mch gene encoding methenyltetrahydromethanopterin cyclohydrolase yields MESLNRMAIELVDEALDYAEELNIGGYDLANDATVLDFGLEFDGGIEAGLLLTEIQTAGMATPSYELGELGDASIPYVELSTDQPALSLLCSQKAGWELTTEDFEGLGSGPARALVAEEEEFRRVGYTDAFDLTALAVETELEPTEAAAEQVADLAEVETSSVFLLAYRTASLVGSITNAARTAELATFRLAELGYDPLDIVSATGRAPVAPVAGDERTAIARTNDAIAYGGRAHLTVREDADFFDSVPSTAAEDHGRPFGEVFDDLDWVFGEVPSDLFAPATVTIDVIGGPTYVYGETDEELLVDSFDL; encoded by the coding sequence ATGGAAAGTCTCAATCGGATGGCGATCGAGCTGGTCGACGAGGCCCTCGACTACGCCGAGGAGCTGAATATCGGTGGCTACGACCTCGCGAACGACGCGACGGTACTCGACTTCGGGCTCGAGTTCGACGGCGGGATCGAGGCCGGACTGCTGTTGACCGAGATCCAGACGGCCGGAATGGCGACGCCGAGCTACGAACTGGGCGAACTCGGCGACGCCTCGATCCCCTACGTGGAACTGTCGACCGATCAGCCCGCGCTCTCGCTGTTGTGTTCCCAGAAGGCTGGCTGGGAGCTGACGACCGAGGATTTCGAGGGACTGGGGAGCGGCCCCGCGCGGGCGCTCGTGGCCGAAGAAGAGGAATTCCGCCGCGTCGGCTACACCGATGCGTTCGATCTGACGGCGCTGGCGGTCGAGACCGAACTCGAGCCGACCGAAGCTGCGGCCGAGCAGGTCGCTGACCTCGCCGAAGTCGAGACGAGTAGCGTCTTCCTGCTCGCGTACCGAACCGCGAGTCTCGTCGGGAGCATCACGAACGCCGCCCGGACCGCCGAACTCGCCACCTTCCGGCTCGCCGAACTGGGCTACGATCCCCTCGACATCGTCTCGGCGACCGGTCGCGCCCCGGTCGCGCCCGTCGCGGGCGACGAGCGGACGGCCATCGCGCGGACGAACGACGCGATCGCCTACGGCGGGCGTGCCCATCTCACCGTCCGGGAGGACGCCGATTTCTTCGACTCGGTGCCGTCGACCGCCGCCGAAGATCACGGTCGCCCGTTCGGCGAAGTCTTCGACGACCTCGACTGGGTGTTCGGGGAAGTGCCGTCGGATCTCTTCGCGCCCGCGACAGTGACGATCGACGTGATCGGCGGCCCGACGTACGTCTACGGCGAGACAGACGAGGAACTACTCGTCGATTCCTTCGATCTCTGA
- the pyrF gene encoding orotidine-5'-phosphate decarboxylase — MNFFDRLHDRIRTVDSVVSVGLDPDPSRIPDHLQKHDLPRWAFNRRIIDATHEHAAIYKPNAAFYEDPDGWRALEETIAYAHGKDVPVLLDAKRADIGNTTRQYAKALETVDAITVNPYMGRDSLQPFLADEESGVFVLCRTSNPGGADIQDLELATGEPVYERVAALADLWNENDNVGLVVGATQPEELEDLREQVPELPFLVPGIGAQGGDAEAAVEYGLADGVGLVNSSRGIIFAGEDEGEDFASASGQAAKRLKKRLNQYRDS; from the coding sequence ATGAACTTCTTCGACCGCTTGCACGACCGCATCCGAACGGTCGACAGCGTCGTCTCCGTCGGGCTCGATCCTGACCCGTCGCGCATCCCCGATCACCTCCAGAAACACGACCTCCCCCGGTGGGCGTTCAACCGCCGCATCATCGACGCGACCCACGAACACGCCGCCATCTACAAGCCCAACGCGGCCTTCTACGAGGACCCCGACGGCTGGCGCGCACTCGAGGAGACCATCGCTTACGCCCACGGCAAGGACGTACCCGTCCTGCTGGACGCCAAGCGAGCCGACATTGGAAACACGACCCGCCAGTATGCGAAAGCCCTCGAGACGGTCGACGCGATCACCGTCAACCCCTACATGGGTCGGGACTCGCTGCAGCCGTTCCTGGCCGACGAGGAGTCGGGCGTCTTCGTCCTCTGTCGGACATCGAACCCGGGTGGTGCCGACATTCAGGACCTCGAACTCGCAACCGGCGAACCCGTCTACGAGCGCGTCGCGGCGCTGGCGGACCTCTGGAACGAAAACGACAACGTCGGACTCGTCGTCGGTGCAACCCAGCCCGAAGAACTCGAAGACCTCCGCGAGCAGGTTCCAGAGCTCCCCTTCCTCGTCCCCGGTATCGGCGCACAGGGTGGCGACGCCGAGGCAGCCGTCGAGTACGGGCTGGCAGACGGCGTCGGGCTCGTCAACTCCTCGCGCGGGATCATCTTTGCAGGCGAAGACGAGGGCGAAGACTTTGCCAGCGCCAGCGGTCAGGCCGCAAAGCGGCTCAAGAAGCGGCTCAACCAGTACCGCGATAGCTAG
- a CDS encoding 50S ribosomal protein L3, with the protein MPQANRPRKGSLGFGPRKRATSEVPRFNSWPDDDGQPTLQGFAGYKAGMTHVVMVDDKSNSPTEGMEQTVPVTIVETPPMRAVSLRAYEDTPYGMKPLTEVWTDEFAPELDRVLDLPGDDYDADAATDELRGLHEEGRVDDVRVITHTVPSEVPSVPKKKPDVMETRVGGGSVDERVDFALELLEDGGEHVMNDVFRAGEYLDASGVTKGKGTQGPVKRWGVQKRKGKHARQGWRRRIGNLGPWNPSRVRSTVPQQGQTGYHQRTELNKRLVDIGDGADATVDGGFVNYGEVDGPHALIKGSLPGPQQRLVRFRPAIRPGDQPRLDPEVRYVSTASNQG; encoded by the coding sequence ATGCCACAAGCAAATAGACCACGCAAAGGCTCACTCGGGTTCGGCCCACGAAAGCGTGCGACCAGCGAGGTCCCACGGTTCAACTCGTGGCCGGACGACGACGGACAGCCGACGCTGCAGGGGTTCGCGGGCTACAAGGCCGGCATGACCCACGTCGTCATGGTCGACGATAAATCGAATTCGCCGACCGAAGGGATGGAACAGACCGTCCCCGTGACGATCGTGGAGACGCCGCCGATGCGCGCCGTGTCCCTGCGAGCGTACGAAGACACGCCGTATGGTATGAAGCCGCTAACTGAGGTCTGGACCGACGAGTTCGCCCCCGAACTCGATCGCGTGCTGGACCTTCCCGGTGACGATTACGACGCCGACGCCGCCACGGACGAGCTCCGTGGCCTCCACGAGGAGGGCCGCGTCGACGACGTTCGCGTCATCACCCACACGGTACCGTCGGAGGTTCCCTCGGTACCCAAGAAGAAACCGGACGTGATGGAAACGCGCGTCGGCGGCGGTTCCGTCGACGAACGCGTCGATTTCGCCCTCGAGCTGCTCGAGGACGGCGGCGAGCACGTCATGAACGACGTGTTCCGCGCCGGCGAGTACCTCGACGCAAGCGGCGTCACGAAAGGGAAAGGGACCCAGGGTCCCGTCAAGCGATGGGGCGTCCAGAAACGCAAGGGCAAACACGCCCGGCAGGGCTGGCGTCGCCGCATCGGCAACCTCGGCCCCTGGAACCCATCTCGCGTCCGCTCGACGGTCCCCCAGCAGGGCCAGACCGGCTACCACCAGCGGACGGAACTGAACAAGCGCCTCGTCGACATCGGCGACGGCGCCGACGCGACGGTCGACGGCGGCTTCGTCAACTACGGCGAAGTCGACGGACCGCACGCGCTGATCAAGGGCTCGCTCCCCGGGCCACAACAGCGTCTCGTACGCTTCCGCCCGGCGATCCGACCCGGAGACCAGCCGCGCCTCGATCCCGAGGTGCGCTACGTCTCCACCGCATCCAACCAGGGATAA
- a CDS encoding putative RNA uridine N3 methyltransferase, producing the protein MTISVLVPSSLTREAEDKREATRKVGYVARAATIFRADRLIVYPDRDGETGRFDGGFVTTVLRYAATPPYLRNEAWGMRDELEYAGVLPPLRAVSQTGSESNGSGSSRQGIVTEVGPEGRVRVNCGLQHPISLNTPPDMEVDEGERVTVRISSRRPVRAKLVDEPLPGLTIEQTDLSAALGREDAGVCIAASRFGEELTVGRLETLAGRVEDDGMTVAFGAPERGLPDILGIEASAVGAVQETATDGDDGVEPTADPGFDLWLNTVPNQGSEVVRTEEALFATLAPLSLRE; encoded by the coding sequence ATGACCATCAGCGTACTCGTACCGTCGTCACTCACCCGGGAAGCCGAAGACAAACGCGAGGCAACTCGCAAAGTTGGATACGTCGCCCGCGCGGCGACGATCTTCCGGGCCGATCGCCTGATCGTCTATCCCGATCGGGACGGCGAAACAGGGCGATTCGACGGCGGGTTCGTCACAACCGTCTTACGGTACGCCGCAACGCCCCCCTACCTCCGCAACGAGGCCTGGGGGATGCGGGACGAACTGGAGTACGCTGGTGTCTTGCCGCCGCTCCGCGCGGTGTCACAGACCGGCTCCGAATCGAACGGTTCGGGGTCGTCAAGACAAGGGATCGTGACCGAGGTCGGACCTGAAGGGCGCGTCCGGGTCAATTGCGGACTGCAACACCCGATCTCCCTCAACACACCTCCTGACATGGAGGTCGACGAGGGAGAGCGCGTGACCGTCAGGATCTCTTCGCGACGACCGGTCCGGGCGAAGCTCGTCGACGAACCCCTTCCGGGGCTCACAATCGAGCAGACGGACCTTTCGGCAGCACTCGGCCGTGAGGACGCCGGCGTCTGTATCGCAGCCTCCCGATTCGGTGAAGAACTCACCGTGGGACGGCTCGAGACGCTGGCCGGACGCGTCGAGGACGACGGGATGACCGTCGCCTTTGGGGCGCCCGAGCGAGGGTTGCCGGATATCCTCGGAATCGAGGCATCTGCCGTCGGGGCTGTCCAGGAGACAGCCACGGACGGGGATGACGGAGTCGAACCCACTGCCGATCCGGGGTTCGACCTCTGGCTAAACACGGTTCCGAACCAGGGAAGCGAGGTGGTGCGAACGGAAGAAGCTCTGTTCGCCACCCTCGCTCCCCTCTCACTCAGAGAGTGA
- a CDS encoding MTH1187 family thiamine-binding protein: MTVVALLSVAPVIEGSMSGEVAKAVDALEDYDVSYETNPMGTVIEAETTDDLFAAAQAAHDAVDADRVSTVLKIDDKRTREIDAAEKVTAVEDQLGRPARNRRE, encoded by the coding sequence ATGACAGTAGTCGCGCTCCTGAGCGTTGCACCGGTGATCGAAGGCAGTATGTCCGGCGAGGTTGCGAAAGCGGTCGACGCACTCGAGGACTACGACGTGAGCTACGAGACGAACCCGATGGGGACGGTGATCGAAGCCGAGACGACGGACGACCTCTTCGCGGCCGCACAGGCGGCCCACGACGCAGTCGACGCCGACCGTGTGAGTACGGTCCTGAAGATCGACGATAAGCGGACGCGCGAGATCGACGCTGCGGAGAAGGTCACGGCTGTCGAAGACCAACTCGGTCGGCCAGCCCGAAATCGCCGGGAGTGA
- a CDS encoding VOC family protein yields the protein MTELSAHHVGITVTDLEETLAFYRDVLDLSVANRFSVGGEAFSDAVGVEGASADFAHLEADGVRIELVEYEPEGTDTAASELNQPGAKHIGLSVDDLESFAASLPDDVPTISGPQTTESGTTLMFLRDPEGNLIEILEA from the coding sequence ATGACCGAACTCAGCGCACACCACGTCGGTATCACCGTCACCGATCTCGAGGAGACGCTCGCGTTCTACCGGGACGTGCTCGACCTGTCGGTTGCGAATCGGTTCAGCGTCGGCGGCGAGGCGTTTTCCGACGCGGTCGGGGTCGAGGGTGCAAGCGCCGACTTCGCCCACCTCGAGGCCGACGGCGTCCGGATCGAACTCGTCGAATACGAACCCGAAGGGACGGACACGGCGGCGTCGGAGCTCAATCAACCGGGGGCGAAACATATCGGCCTCTCGGTCGACGACCTCGAGTCGTTCGCTGCGTCACTTCCCGACGACGTGCCGACGATCAGCGGGCCACAGACCACCGAAAGTGGCACCACACTCATGTTTCTGCGCGATCCAGAGGGGAACCTGATCGAAATTCTCGAGGCCTGA
- the proC gene encoding pyrroline-5-carboxylate reductase, giving the protein MVQTSVIGCGNMGSALITGLHRSGNHTVTACDLDPDALEAVADYVDHTTTDVSEATEADVVVVAVKPDIVGAVLEDLDLSPEQTLVSIAAGVSTDYVGARTDANVVRIMPNLAAETGNMAAAVTGDDVPDEVLELLDDVGEFAEVDESQMDIATAVNGSGPAFVFYLIQAMKEAGIDGGLAADDAETLAAQTFKGAAETVLRSDEDLDDLIDAVCSPNGTTIEGMEVLWDSNAKEDVAAAVNAAEERSAELAGELTDE; this is encoded by the coding sequence ATGGTACAGACGAGCGTTATCGGTTGTGGCAACATGGGGAGCGCCCTGATCACGGGCCTCCATCGGTCGGGCAATCACACGGTAACCGCGTGTGATCTCGACCCCGACGCACTCGAGGCGGTCGCCGACTACGTCGATCACACGACGACGGACGTTTCCGAGGCGACCGAGGCCGACGTGGTCGTCGTCGCAGTGAAACCAGACATCGTCGGCGCAGTGCTCGAGGACCTCGATCTCTCGCCCGAGCAGACGCTAGTCTCTATCGCTGCGGGCGTCTCCACCGACTACGTCGGCGCGCGAACCGACGCGAACGTCGTCCGGATCATGCCGAACCTCGCAGCCGAAACCGGGAACATGGCTGCAGCCGTCACCGGAGACGACGTGCCAGACGAGGTTCTGGAACTGCTTGATGACGTCGGCGAGTTCGCCGAGGTCGACGAGAGTCAGATGGACATCGCGACCGCCGTCAACGGCAGCGGCCCCGCCTTCGTCTTCTATCTCATTCAGGCGATGAAAGAAGCGGGCATCGACGGCGGGCTCGCTGCTGACGACGCCGAGACGCTGGCCGCCCAGACGTTCAAAGGCGCTGCCGAGACAGTCCTCCGTTCGGACGAAGATCTCGACGACCTGATCGACGCCGTCTGCTCGCCTAACGGGACGACCATCGAAGGCATGGAAGTCCTCTGGGACAGCAACGCCAAGGAAGACGTCGCCGCGGCGGTGAACGCGGCCGAAGAACGTTCTGCGGAACTCGCTGGGGAGCTCACCGATGAGTAA
- a CDS encoding TMEM165/GDT1 family protein has translation MTGWLEILIVAFVLQLSVLPGEKVQFIIAGLSTQYDPRIVVAAAGSAFAGWTALEILFGAAIRGALPPIYLDAITAGLFLLFAVLLIRSAPETSSQPVATNGGTVMGDVMDISLFGYDIPPYLSGFVPIFALMAVGEFGDKTQLVTIGLAVKYGAHPAIWAGEMLAIIPVSAINAYFFHRFSHRFDARLAHFAGAALFLFFGLDTVLQILTGFSIWETIVDGITTVILGLV, from the coding sequence ATGACCGGCTGGCTCGAGATCCTCATCGTTGCGTTCGTTCTCCAGCTGTCGGTGCTACCCGGCGAGAAGGTCCAGTTCATCATCGCCGGCCTTTCGACACAGTACGATCCGCGGATCGTCGTCGCCGCCGCGGGGAGTGCCTTCGCTGGCTGGACGGCCCTCGAGATCCTCTTCGGTGCGGCGATCAGGGGCGCACTGCCACCGATCTATCTCGACGCGATTACGGCAGGGTTGTTCCTGCTCTTTGCGGTGTTGCTCATCAGGTCGGCACCCGAGACGAGCTCCCAGCCAGTCGCGACCAACGGCGGGACGGTGATGGGCGACGTAATGGACATCTCGCTTTTCGGGTACGATATCCCGCCGTATCTCAGCGGGTTCGTTCCGATTTTCGCGTTGATGGCCGTGGGTGAGTTCGGTGACAAGACCCAGCTCGTCACGATCGGACTCGCTGTCAAGTACGGGGCCCACCCCGCCATCTGGGCCGGCGAGATGCTCGCAATCATCCCTGTGAGTGCGATCAACGCGTACTTCTTCCACCGGTTCTCACACCGTTTCGATGCTCGGCTGGCCCACTTCGCCGGCGCAGCGCTGTTTCTCTTCTTCGGGCTCGATACGGTGTTGCAGATCCTGACCGGATTCTCGATCTGGGAGACGATCGTCGATGGAATCACGACCGTGATTCTCGGCCTCGTCTAA
- a CDS encoding GTPBP1 family GTP-binding protein, which translates to MSRDRALLERALDRGEQDGGNVEFKERLSRDVHLEGGRRESLAAQLRHRLLSGDGEATYVVGVTDDGGLAGIDPDTFSETMDVLSLLAEEADAHIEDVQTWGIADGLVGVAQVREGGVLETDDEHVVVGTAGHVDHGKSTLVGSLVTGKADDGDGATRAFLDVQPHEVERGLSADLSYAVYGFDDEGPVRVRNPNRKADRAEVVQEADRLVSFVDTVGHEPWLRTTIRGLVGQKLDYGLLVVAADDGPTRTTREHLGVLLATELPTIVAITKTDAVDAERVEEVEREVERLLRDVDKSPLRISRHGVDAAVEEISERVVPIVETSAITMDGLETLDELFDRLPKTSQDTGEFRMYVDRSYSVTGVGAVASGTVMAGEVEAGDELLIGPMPDGRFQEVEVRSIEMHYHRVDQAQAGRIVGIALKGIKESAIERGMVLLPRDADPDPVREFEAEVMVLNHPTRIGEGYEPVVHLETIGEAAVFHPENGRLLPGDTGTTTVEFKFRPYLIEEGQKFVFREGRSKGVGTVIDVSPME; encoded by the coding sequence ATGAGCCGTGACCGGGCTCTCCTCGAGCGAGCCCTGGACCGTGGCGAACAGGACGGTGGCAACGTCGAATTCAAGGAGCGACTGTCACGAGACGTCCACCTCGAGGGTGGACGACGCGAGAGTCTAGCTGCACAGCTTCGACACCGCCTGCTGTCCGGTGATGGCGAAGCGACGTACGTCGTCGGCGTCACCGACGACGGCGGCCTCGCTGGCATCGATCCCGACACCTTCTCCGAGACGATGGACGTTCTTTCGTTACTGGCCGAAGAGGCCGACGCACACATCGAGGACGTCCAGACGTGGGGCATCGCTGACGGACTGGTCGGCGTCGCACAGGTACGGGAGGGTGGCGTCCTCGAGACGGACGACGAACACGTCGTCGTCGGGACGGCGGGCCACGTCGACCACGGGAAGAGTACGCTCGTGGGCTCGCTCGTGACGGGCAAAGCCGACGACGGCGACGGGGCGACGCGGGCGTTCCTCGACGTCCAGCCCCACGAGGTCGAACGCGGCCTCTCGGCCGATCTGTCCTACGCGGTCTATGGCTTCGACGACGAGGGGCCGGTCCGGGTTCGGAACCCGAATCGCAAGGCAGACCGCGCCGAAGTCGTCCAGGAGGCCGATCGACTCGTCTCGTTCGTCGACACCGTTGGTCACGAGCCGTGGCTTCGGACGACGATCCGCGGACTCGTTGGTCAGAAACTCGACTACGGCCTACTGGTCGTCGCCGCCGACGACGGTCCCACCCGCACCACACGGGAACACCTCGGCGTGTTGCTCGCGACCGAGCTCCCGACGATCGTCGCGATCACGAAAACCGACGCCGTCGATGCCGAGCGCGTCGAGGAAGTCGAACGTGAGGTCGAACGACTCCTCCGTGACGTCGACAAGTCGCCGCTGCGGATCAGCCGCCACGGCGTCGACGCCGCTGTCGAGGAAATCAGCGAACGCGTCGTCCCCATCGTCGAGACCAGCGCGATCACGATGGACGGCCTCGAGACACTGGACGAACTGTTCGACCGACTCCCCAAGACATCCCAGGATACCGGCGAGTTCCGGATGTACGTCGACCGTAGCTACTCGGTGACTGGCGTCGGTGCGGTCGCTTCGGGAACGGTGATGGCCGGCGAGGTCGAGGCTGGCGACGAACTCCTGATCGGTCCCATGCCTGACGGCCGCTTCCAGGAGGTCGAGGTCCGCTCGATCGAGATGCACTACCACCGGGTCGATCAGGCACAGGCGGGTCGGATCGTCGGCATCGCGCTGAAAGGGATTAAAGAAAGCGCCATCGAGCGCGGCATGGTCCTGTTGCCACGGGATGCTGACCCCGACCCGGTCCGAGAGTTCGAAGCCGAAGTGATGGTGCTCAACCATCCCACCCGCATCGGCGAGGGCTACGAACCGGTGGTCCACCTCGAGACGATCGGCGAGGCTGCCGTCTTCCACCCCGAGAACGGCCGCCTCCTGCCAGGAGACACGGGAACGACCACCGTCGAGTTCAAGTTCCGCCCATATCTTATCGAGGAGGGCCAGAAGTTCGTCTTCCGTGAGGGTCGCAGCAAGGGCGTCGGGACGGTCATCGACGTCTCGCCAATGGAGTGA